The following proteins come from a genomic window of Gynuella sunshinyii YC6258:
- the atpD gene encoding F0F1 ATP synthase subunit beta encodes MSSGKIVQIIGAVIDVEFPRDSVPKVYDALTVEGYELTLEVQQQLGDGVVRTIAMGASDGVKRGVAVSNTGKAIAVPVGKETLGRIMDVLGNPIDERGPIGEQERSVIHRKAPSYAEQAHTTELLETGIKVIDLICPFAKGGKVGLFGGAGVGKTVNMLELINNIATEHSGLSVFAGVGERTREGNDFYHEMSDAKVIRLDNLAESKVAMVYGQMNEPPGNRLRVALTGLTMAEKFRDEGRDVLFFVDNIYRYTLAGTEVSALLGRMPSAVGYQPTLAEEMGVLQERITSTKVGSITSVQAVYVPADDLTDPSPATTFAHLDATVVLDRNIAALGIYPAVNPLDSTSRQLDPLVIGQEHYEVAREVQATLQRYNELKDIIAILGMDELSEDDKLLVARARKIQRFLSQPFHVAEVFTGSPGRYVSLKDTIAGFSGILKGEYDHIPEQDFYMKGGIEEVLEAYAKRSKA; translated from the coding sequence ATGAGTAGCGGAAAGATCGTACAGATCATTGGCGCCGTGATTGACGTGGAATTCCCGCGTGATTCGGTACCAAAAGTATACGATGCGCTGACTGTTGAAGGTTATGAACTCACTCTTGAGGTTCAACAGCAGCTGGGTGATGGTGTGGTTCGTACCATTGCCATGGGTGCGTCTGATGGCGTTAAACGTGGTGTTGCCGTCAGCAATACCGGTAAGGCTATTGCAGTACCCGTTGGAAAAGAAACCCTGGGACGTATTATGGACGTTCTGGGTAACCCAATCGACGAGCGTGGCCCGATTGGTGAACAAGAACGTTCTGTGATTCACCGTAAAGCGCCAAGTTATGCGGAGCAGGCGCATACCACTGAACTCCTGGAAACCGGTATTAAGGTTATCGACCTTATTTGTCCGTTTGCCAAAGGTGGTAAAGTGGGTCTGTTCGGTGGTGCAGGTGTGGGTAAAACTGTAAACATGCTCGAGCTGATCAATAACATTGCGACAGAACACAGTGGTTTGTCTGTATTCGCCGGTGTGGGCGAGCGGACTCGTGAAGGTAACGACTTCTACCACGAGATGTCAGATGCCAAAGTTATTCGTCTGGACAACCTGGCAGAATCCAAAGTGGCCATGGTTTATGGTCAGATGAACGAACCACCAGGAAACAGACTTCGTGTGGCGCTGACTGGTTTGACCATGGCGGAGAAATTCCGTGATGAAGGCCGTGACGTGCTGTTCTTTGTGGATAACATTTATCGTTATACCCTGGCAGGAACAGAAGTATCTGCTCTGTTGGGTCGTATGCCTTCTGCGGTGGGTTATCAGCCAACTCTGGCAGAAGAAATGGGTGTTCTACAGGAACGTATTACGTCTACTAAAGTGGGTTCCATTACATCTGTGCAGGCCGTATATGTACCCGCGGATGACTTGACTGACCCATCTCCAGCGACCACATTCGCTCACTTGGATGCGACTGTGGTATTGGATCGTAATATTGCTGCATTGGGTATTTATCCTGCGGTTAACCCGCTGGACTCCACTTCCCGCCAGTTGGATCCTTTGGTTATCGGTCAGGAACACTATGAAGTGGCCCGTGAGGTTCAGGCAACTTTGCAGCGTTATAACGAGCTGAAAGATATTATTGCGATTCTGGGTATGGACGAACTGTCAGAAGATGACAAATTGTTGGTTGCCCGTGCACGTAAGATTCAGCGCTTCCTGTCTCAGCCTTTCCATGTGGCAGAGGTATTCACAGGATCACCAGGTCGTTATGTTTCACTGAAAGACACCATTGCCGGCTTCTCAGGTATTCTGAAAGGGGAATATGATCATATTCCTGAACAGGATTTCTACATGAAAGGTGGCATTGAAGAAGTTCTGGAAGCTTACGCCAAACGTAGCAAAGCTTAA
- a CDS encoding F0F1 ATP synthase subunit epsilon translates to MAITVHCDIVSAHDQIFSGLVSSLQARGVMGELGIMPGHAPLLTSLVPGPVRITKQNGDVEVVYVSGGYLEVQPNIVTVLADTALRASDIDEAQALEAKHAAEKELAQHQADEQFAQIAIKLAKAVGQIKVLEEMRAKHK, encoded by the coding sequence ATGGCTATCACTGTCCACTGCGACATCGTGAGTGCTCACGACCAGATCTTTTCTGGTCTCGTATCATCTCTGCAAGCCAGAGGGGTTATGGGTGAGCTGGGTATTATGCCCGGTCATGCTCCCTTGCTGACTTCACTGGTTCCTGGTCCTGTTCGTATTACCAAGCAAAACGGAGATGTGGAAGTTGTCTACGTCTCTGGTGGGTACCTGGAAGTACAACCTAATATTGTCACGGTTCTGGCGGACACCGCTTTACGGGCCAGCGATATTGATGAAGCTCAGGCTTTGGAAGCAAAACATGCTGCCGAGAAAGAACTGGCTCAACATCAGGCGGATGAGCAATTTGCCCAAATTGCTATCAAGCTTGCCAAAGCAGTTGGTCAGATCAAGGTATTGGAAGAAATGCGAGCCAAGCATAAATAA
- the prsK gene encoding XrtA/PEP-CTERM system histidine kinase PrsK, with translation MQANSISVVAYGFADGLAIFLLCIFLVYSLKDRIYLYLAMACAMTAVWLFGIVQIYSLNIWDTQVRLSLELARNLVWTFVILRLLSPSLGSLLTHKIYLPILLLSILAWVLITFARKWFPNYGNIVTALLLIFSNIIAVLGAEQLYKASRKSRLNKILAMILAVMFSFDIYMFTHSALVGHISVVNLQARGAIAVVMLTLIASAVALFRGSAGESSKISFSNESIFYSSSLALIGFLILILILAGYYIELTDTSWGLVFYSLGCSGSLIIILSLYLSGTVRSRFYESINRHLFGHKYDYRKEWIKVIDRLSNSESGKGSYEKVSFELLSSVFRSPAGVVWVLNNNRFEPAYTNIGTLLKNLPRFTKDEKFLQTMYEKDWVFTLSGKVNNRQDLLLHQVPKSIFQIREAWIIVPYLSSNELVGFCLLTQPAFITNVTWEDLDLLKTIGRQVANYIKLYQQDVVLKENSQLTAFTRFTAFIVHDLNNVIAQQALLLKNAEKHKTNPAFIDDMIMTVENSVQRMTNLLDKLQHEENESSLEISLIQVLLAAVERNLKYLPEPALKVDGDDLKIVADKEKLTMALSHLIRNAQDSTDDNGFVNVTMNVDNELEWATILIEDNGKGMTQEFMDNKLFRPFETTKIGQGMGLGAYLTKQYVNQLDGHLDVESTPGKGTTFTIRLKGKVTTTE, from the coding sequence ATGCAGGCCAACTCTATTTCAGTTGTCGCTTATGGTTTTGCTGATGGTTTAGCAATATTCCTGTTGTGCATCTTTTTAGTGTACTCGCTCAAAGACAGGATATACCTATACCTTGCCATGGCCTGTGCTATGACGGCTGTCTGGCTATTTGGAATTGTTCAGATCTACAGCCTTAATATTTGGGATACACAAGTCAGGCTTTCTCTGGAATTGGCGAGAAATCTAGTCTGGACTTTCGTGATTTTGCGATTATTGAGCCCTAGTCTGGGCAGCTTGCTGACTCACAAAATTTACCTGCCCATATTATTGTTATCAATTCTCGCATGGGTGTTGATCACATTTGCCCGTAAGTGGTTCCCAAACTATGGCAACATCGTGACAGCATTGTTGCTCATTTTCTCCAACATTATTGCGGTTCTGGGTGCAGAACAGCTTTATAAAGCCTCCAGAAAGAGCCGGCTGAATAAAATTCTGGCCATGATTCTGGCAGTAATGTTTTCGTTCGATATATATATGTTTACCCATTCCGCCCTGGTGGGACATATCAGTGTGGTAAATCTTCAGGCCAGAGGGGCTATTGCTGTCGTCATGCTAACCCTGATTGCCAGCGCAGTGGCGTTATTTCGGGGTAGCGCGGGTGAGAGTTCAAAGATCTCTTTTTCGAATGAATCGATTTTCTACTCTTCGTCTCTGGCTTTAATTGGCTTTCTGATTCTGATCCTGATCTTGGCTGGCTATTACATTGAATTGACCGATACATCGTGGGGACTGGTGTTCTACTCATTGGGTTGTTCGGGTTCCTTAATCATTATTTTATCGCTATATCTGTCCGGTACGGTTAGATCACGCTTTTATGAATCGATAAACCGTCACCTGTTTGGCCATAAATATGACTATCGCAAGGAGTGGATTAAGGTTATAGACCGCCTGTCCAATTCAGAATCCGGAAAAGGGTCATATGAAAAAGTTTCGTTTGAGTTACTGTCGTCAGTGTTTCGTTCACCGGCTGGAGTGGTCTGGGTACTTAATAACAATCGATTTGAACCGGCTTATACTAATATTGGCACTTTGCTGAAGAACCTGCCCAGGTTTACCAAGGACGAAAAATTCCTGCAGACCATGTATGAAAAAGATTGGGTTTTCACGCTCTCAGGGAAAGTGAATAACCGCCAGGATCTATTACTACATCAAGTACCCAAAAGTATTTTTCAAATCCGTGAAGCTTGGATTATTGTCCCATATCTGTCGTCCAATGAGTTGGTAGGCTTCTGCCTGCTCACTCAACCTGCTTTTATTACCAATGTCACCTGGGAAGATCTGGACCTGCTAAAAACAATAGGTCGTCAGGTAGCAAACTATATCAAGCTCTATCAGCAGGACGTGGTGCTCAAGGAAAACTCTCAACTGACAGCCTTCACCCGTTTTACGGCTTTCATTGTGCATGATTTGAACAATGTGATTGCACAGCAGGCGTTGTTACTGAAAAACGCCGAAAAACATAAAACCAATCCGGCGTTTATCGACGATATGATCATGACTGTGGAAAACTCTGTCCAGAGAATGACCAACCTGCTTGATAAACTACAGCACGAGGAAAATGAGTCCAGCCTGGAAATATCCCTGATACAGGTATTGCTGGCAGCAGTGGAGCGAAATTTGAAATATCTTCCGGAACCTGCGCTAAAGGTTGATGGTGATGATCTGAAGATTGTCGCAGATAAAGAAAAATTGACGATGGCACTATCGCACTTGATTAGAAACGCACAGGATTCTACTGATGACAATGGATTTGTGAATGTCACCATGAACGTTGATAATGAATTGGAGTGGGCCACAATATTGATTGAGGATAATGGTAAAGGAATGACCCAGGAGTTTATGGATAACAAACTATTCCGCCCATTTGAAACGACCAAGATCGGCCAAGGGATGGGGCTGGGAGCCTACCTGACAAAGCAGTATGTTAACCAGCTGGATGGTCACCTGGATGTCGAGAGCACTCCCGGCAAAGGCACCACCTTCACAATCCGCTTGAAAGGCAAAGTAACCACAACCGAATGA
- the prsR gene encoding PEP-CTERM-box response regulator transcription factor, translating to MSEARYLLIVEDDAGLQSQFKWSFEDYSVLIAANRTDAVNMVRQYEPKVVLQDLGLPPDEDGVSEGMLCIADILSIYPETKIIVLTGKNQHENAIRAIGNGAYDFYNKPIDIDTLNFVVDRAYKIYGLEQKNRSLLNDMSYGMDGVITSDPEMLRVCRMAERIAPSDVTCTILGESGTGKEVMARAIHNKSDRADKRFVAINCAAVPENLMESELFGYEKGAFTGAVKQTEGKFESANKGTLFLDEIGDMPLSLQAKLLRFLQERVIERVGGRREIPINVRIICATNKNLDEMVKEGTFREDLFYRITEMVLHLPRLSERDADKALLARYFLNRYVTANNLNVNGFTEDAIHAINNYDWPGNIRELENKIKRAVIMAEGKQVTADDLGLRINGTKSLILKDVRMRAERSAILEALSLTNGNVSSAAKLLGVTRPTLYDLSKKYEISF from the coding sequence ATGAGCGAAGCCAGATATCTGTTAATTGTAGAAGATGACGCTGGATTACAAAGCCAGTTTAAATGGAGCTTTGAAGATTATTCTGTGTTGATTGCAGCCAATCGAACAGATGCGGTGAATATGGTTCGACAGTATGAACCTAAAGTGGTCTTGCAGGACCTGGGTCTGCCTCCGGATGAAGATGGTGTGTCTGAAGGAATGCTGTGCATTGCCGACATTTTATCCATTTACCCGGAAACTAAAATTATCGTATTGACGGGCAAAAACCAGCACGAAAATGCTATCCGGGCGATCGGTAATGGCGCTTATGATTTCTACAACAAACCAATCGATATCGACACTCTCAACTTCGTTGTTGATCGTGCCTATAAAATATATGGTCTGGAGCAAAAGAACCGTAGTCTGCTTAATGACATGTCCTATGGGATGGACGGTGTCATTACCAGTGATCCGGAAATGCTACGTGTTTGCCGCATGGCAGAGCGTATCGCACCATCGGATGTCACCTGCACTATTTTGGGTGAAAGTGGCACTGGTAAGGAGGTGATGGCGCGTGCGATTCATAATAAAAGCGATCGGGCCGATAAGCGCTTCGTAGCGATTAATTGTGCAGCAGTACCCGAAAACCTCATGGAAAGTGAGCTGTTTGGTTATGAAAAAGGAGCGTTTACGGGGGCAGTGAAGCAAACTGAGGGTAAGTTTGAGTCGGCCAATAAAGGGACGCTGTTTTTGGATGAGATTGGTGACATGCCCCTCTCTTTGCAGGCAAAACTATTGCGATTTCTGCAGGAACGGGTGATTGAGCGAGTCGGTGGGCGGCGAGAAATACCTATTAATGTCAGAATTATCTGTGCGACTAACAAGAATCTGGACGAAATGGTAAAAGAAGGTACTTTTCGGGAAGATCTCTTTTATCGTATTACTGAGATGGTATTGCATTTGCCCAGGTTGAGTGAGCGTGATGCGGATAAAGCATTGCTGGCGCGCTATTTCCTGAATCGTTATGTCACCGCCAACAATCTGAATGTGAATGGTTTTACTGAAGATGCCATTCATGCGATCAATAACTACGATTGGCCAGGTAATATTCGTGAGCTGGAAAATAAAATAAAGCGCGCAGTAATCATGGCAGAAGGGAAGCAAGTGACCGCTGATGATCTGGGTTTGAGAATAAATGGAACCAAGAGTCTGATTCTGAAAGACGTGAGAATGCGTGCTGAGCGCAGCGCTATTCTTGAAGCTCTCAGCCTGACTAATGGTAATGTAAGTTCGGCTGCCAAGTTATTGGGAGTGACTCGTCCCACTCTTTACGATCTCAGTAAGAAATATGAGATCAGTTTTTAA